One genomic segment of Bacteroidota bacterium includes these proteins:
- the nth gene encoding endonuclease III — protein MLRKERYEKILAWFETHHPKAETELFYASPFELLVAVILSAQCTDKRVNMVTPHLFAKYPDANSLASASVEDIFSLIKSISYPNNKAKHLQAMAQKLISNFNSEVPDTVENLITLPGVGRKTANVIASVVFNKPAMAVDTHVFRVSARLGLTINARTPLAAEKQLVKYIPEHKIHIAHHWLILHGRYICLARKPKCEKCEIQFYCKYFEARLRKATSKLPK, from the coding sequence ATGTTGCGTAAAGAACGTTACGAAAAAATACTTGCCTGGTTTGAAACACATCATCCCAAAGCAGAAACCGAATTATTTTATGCAAGCCCGTTCGAATTACTGGTGGCTGTAATTTTAAGTGCGCAATGCACCGATAAGCGTGTAAATATGGTTACCCCGCATTTGTTTGCTAAGTATCCCGATGCAAACTCACTTGCTTCTGCTTCTGTCGAAGATATTTTTTCGCTAATTAAATCAATTAGCTATCCTAACAATAAAGCAAAGCACCTGCAAGCGATGGCACAAAAACTAATAAGCAATTTTAACTCGGAGGTGCCTGATACAGTTGAAAACCTGATCACCTTGCCCGGGGTTGGACGTAAAACGGCCAACGTGATTGCCTCTGTTGTATTTAATAAACCTGCTATGGCAGTAGATACGCATGTGTTTAGGGTAAGTGCAAGGTTGGGGCTCACCATCAATGCCCGCACGCCATTGGCTGCCGAAAAGCAATTGGTAAAATACATTCCCGAACATAAAATACATATCGCACATCATTGGTTGATATTGCATGGTCGTTACATTTGTTTGGCTCGCAAACCGAAATGTGAAAAATGCGAAATACAATTTTATTGCAAATACTTTGAGGCAAGGCTAAGGAAAGCAACAAGTAAATTACCGAAGTAG